In one Cardiocondyla obscurior isolate alpha-2009 linkage group LG17, Cobs3.1, whole genome shotgun sequence genomic region, the following are encoded:
- the LOC139109311 gene encoding putative gustatory receptor 28b: MFNLASSKSQGRARNKVRKKWWLFRATDFQSLMLPCFVFCSFLGLFPYKTSTLTFEISRPRYIVSSIVICVVIVHALSILYQIDVSLTIKYEGIPGALQCNCYYILGVFIGIVTYLLSKPRMHLLQTTQEISARLPPETYQKMSRLIHAKDIIGFLFLIAQTTNCFSDEYNETFFKLLSVYLTLLVFQMDMLYMNCVCVLKACFKRIDDNLVNLRELVISDEPHLLRRVYHEQKNPFLLMEIKALKKRHLMVSDTVQMLNDIFSLQLLATIVMTFAEITFSLYFYIVQWKESVPIVNLEKQIWHAYFITSLLYYSVKMGFVVWACDTGKDQALEIGTTVHDVLINTSDKQLKDELQLFSLQVLHRENTFCAKGLVVDASLLTAIVGSITTYLLILIQFLVTSKSCSKSTSNTTQAT, translated from the exons ATGTTCAATTTGGCTTCGTCCAAGTCCCAAGGACGTGCCAGGAACAAAGTGCGGAAAAAATGGTGGCTGTTCCGCGCGACGGACTTCCAATCCTTGATGTTGCCCTGCTTCGTTTTCTGCAGCTTTCTCGGCTTATTCCCGTACAAGACCAGCACCCTGACCTTCGAGATCTCCAGGCCGCGCTACATTGTGTCCAGCATCGTAATATGCGTCGTCATCGTTCACGCGCTGTCGATACTCTACCAGATCGACGTTTCCTTGACGATAAAGTACGAGGGCATACCCGGCGCCCTTCAGTGCAACTGTTATTACATTCTGGGCGTTTTTATCGGGATCGTAACGTATTTATTATCGAAGCCTCGAATGCATTTGCTGCAGACCACGCAAGAGATATCAGCGAGGCTACCCCCGGAGACTTATCAGAAAATGTCCAGGCTGATCCACGCCAAGGATATTATCGgctttttattcttaatcGCACAGACGACGAACTGCTTCTCCGACGAGTACAATGAGACTTTTTTCAAGCTGTTAAGCGTATATCTAACTCTGCTGGTGTTTCAGATGGATATGCTGTACATGAATTGCGTATGTGTGCTAAAAGCCTGTTTCAAGCGAATCGACGACAACCTGGTCAACCTGCGGGAGCTCGTGATAAGTGACGAGCCGCATCTACTCAGGCGGGTGTATCACGAGCAGAAGAATCCATTTCTGCTGATGGAGATCAAAGCGCTGAAGAAGCGGCATTTGATGGTCAGCGACACGGTACAGATGCTGAACGACATTTTCAGCCTGCAGCTTCTCGCCACCATCGTCATGACTTTCGCCGAAATCACTTTTAGCCTGTACTTCTACATAGTGCAGTGGAAGGAGAGCGTGCCGATTGTCAATCTCGAGAAACAGATTTGGCACGCTTACTTCATCACATCCTTACTGTATTACTCGGTAAAAATGGGGTTCGTAGTGTGGGCGTGCGACACCGGCAAGGATCAGGCTCTGGAAATCGGCACCACTGTCCACGACGTCCTTATCAACACCAGCGACAAGCAGCTCAAAGATGAG CTGCAATTGTTTTCCCTGCAAGTACTGCATCGCGAGAATACATTTTGCGCGAAAGGTCTCGTTGTGGACGCGTCGCTCCTTACTGCG ATAGTGGGTAGCATTACCAcgtatctattaattttaatacaattctTAGTCACGTCGAAATCATGTTCCAAGTCCACGAGCAATACTACGCAGGCAACTtaa